The following nucleotide sequence is from Dialister pneumosintes.
GAAACTTTAGCAGTGGTTGCTTCTAAAGAGCCTGTTACAAGATCTGAAATAGAACGTATTCGGGGTGTATCCGTAGGGCGAGTTTTATCTGTTTTATTACATAAAGGTTTGGTGGAAGAACGTGGTCGAATGAATATTCCCGGACGTCCTATTTTATATGGAACTACACAATTGTTTTTAAAATGTACAGGATTATCTGATGTGCATGAATTAAGGGAGAAATGGAATTCTCTGCCCAAGGAAGGACTACTATTTTGAAAGAAAGATTACAAAAAATTATAAGTCATGCAGGCATTTGTTCACGGCGTAAAGCTGAATTATTGATTCAAGAGGGACAAGTGAAAGTTAATGGAAAAGTGGTTCGTGAATTAGGAACCGAAGCGGATTTAAAAAGAGATAAGATTGAGGTTAAAGGGGAACTTATTCATCAAGAAAAACCTCGTTATTTTTTGTTTAATAAACCCGATTGTGTTATTACCAGTGTCTCTGATCCTGCAGGACGCAGAACGGTTATTCAATATTTTCCTAACGTAAGGGAAAGAATTTTCCCGGTAGGTCGATTGGATTATCATTCAGAAGGATTACTTCTTATGACTAATGATGGGAATTTGGATTACTTATTGACTCATCCCAGTAAAGGTGTAGAAAAGGTATATGAAGTTACTGTAAGAGGTAAGTTTTCACAAACACTGGCGGATAATATGAGTCGAGGTGTTAAACTTAAAGATGGAACAAGAACAGCTCCTTGTAAGGTAAAAGTTCTCTCATATGAATCAGATAGAAATAGAACACATATCCAAATGACATTACATGAGGGGAAAAATAGAGAAATTCGTCGTATGATGGAAGTCTTCCATTATCCCGTATTTAAATTAGAACGTGTTAAATATAGCTTTCTTACTCTTAAAGGTGTACCAAGAGGAGAGTTTCGTCGTTTAACTTCCGAGGAGGTAAAGAAGCTATATGAGTTGCATCAATAAACATATTATTGTGATTGGCGGTGGTGTTGCCGGACTTTTTGCTTCCGTTATGGCAGCACATCATGGTTGTAAAGTTACTTTATTCGAAAAGATGAATCGTGTCGGGTTAAAGATGGGGATTACAGGAAAAGGTCGATGTAATATTACCAATGCTAAGCCTATTACAGAGTTTATAAAAATGACACCGGGAAATGGCAAGTTTTTATTTAGTTCTTACAGTAGATTTTCAAACGAAGATTTACTACATATATTTCATGAATGGGGATTGGAAACGGTTACGGAAAGAGGTGGACGTGTATTTCCTGCGAGTGAAAGTGCACAAGATGTACGATATTTGTTTATGCGTAAGTTAAAAGAATATAAAGTGGATGTACATTTAGAAGAGCCGGTTCGACATTTAGACATTTACGATGGGAATGTTAAGGGGGTTAATACCGATAGAGGAAATTATGCTTGTGATGCCGTTATTATTTGTACCGGAGGAAAATCGTATCCAAGAACCGGGTCGACCGGTGATGGCTATTTGTTAGCAAAAGAAGCCGGACATACAATTATACCGATAAGACCGGTGCTTATTCCTTTTATTACAAAAGAAGATTGGTGCAAAAAATTACAAGGATTGTCATTAAAAAATATTCGATTAACCGTCTCCGGAGGAAGTAAGAAAATGGCGACAGAAATGGGCGAGATGATGTTTACCCATTTTGGAATCACGGGACCTATAGTACTATCTTTAAGTGATAAAGTATCATTATGGCTTTCTTTAGGATTATCAGTGTCTGCTTCGCTTGATATGAAGCCTGCTTTGTCTGAAAAAAAACTGGATAAGAGAGTGTTACGTGATTTAGAAAAGTATCATTTAAAGCAGATAGCAGGAGCTATGCAAGACTTATTACCACATAGAATGATTGATATAGTTCTTGATTTGGCTCAAATTCCCCCCAATTATCCGGTATCAGAGCTAACAAAAGCACAACGACAAAAGTTGGTTACTACTCTTAAAAATATGCCAATAACTATCATCGGCACAAGACCTATAGAAGAAGCTATTGTTACTGCCGGCGGTATTTCTACTAAAGAAATTAATGCTAAAACAATGGAGTCTAAACTTTGTAAGAATCTCTATTTTGCAGGAGAAGTAATAGATATTCATGCTTTTACAGGGGGATATAATCTACAAGCAGCTTTCTCTACCGGGTATAGTGCTGCGTTATCTATATTGGGAGGGATGGACTCATAATGAAAAGATGGTCAATTGCTATTGATGGACCGGCAGGTGCAGGAAAGAGCAGTGTTGCTAAAATATTAGCAGGCAAATTATCTTACACTTATTTAGATACGGGAGCTATGTACAGAGCCGTAACTTATGAGTCTATAAAGAGAGATATAACAACACCTTTGGAAATTGCAGATATGGCGAAGTCTTTATCTATGGAAGTAACAGCAGAAACGGATGGCATGCATGTATTGATTGAAGGAACAGATATAACCTCTCATTTAAGAACTCCTGAGGTGTCTGCTAAAGTTTCAGAAATTGCATCTATCAGTACTGTCCGTGAAGCTATGGTTTCGATTCAAAGAAACATTGCTGATAAAGGCGGTATTGTTTTGGATGGACGAGATATAGGTACTGTTGTTTTGCCTAATGCGGATTTTAAAGTATTTTTGACAGCCTCTGTCCATAAACGTGCAGAAAGACGATTTAAGGAATTTAAAACTATTTATTCCGATATCACTTTAGAAGAGGTGGAGAAGGAAATAGAAAAAAGAGATTGGAAAGATAGTCATCGAGAGGTGTCTCCTCTTAGACCGGCAGAAGATGCGGTTATTATAGATAATAGTGATTTAACTTTAGAGGAAACAGCTGAATTACTTTTACATATGGTAAAAAATAAATAATTAATTAATTAATTAACAAAGGGAGTTTTATGAAGCATTTTCTATATACAATTACACGATGGATTTTAAATATCGTGTTTTTCAAAATATTTCATTTACATGTAGAAGGGCGAGAAAATATTCCGGTTAAAGGGGCTGTGATTGTAGCACCTAATCATAAAAGCAATTGGGATCCACCTCTTATCGGTGTAGCATTTTCTAATCGAGTTGTTCATTATATGGCAAAAGAGGAATTATTTAAAAACCCTATTGCAGCTTGGATACTTACTATGTTTGGTACTTTTCCTGTAAAAAGAGGTTCCGGCGATGGAAGTGCGGTAATGCGTGCAGTTCGTGAACTTCGAAAAGGATATCCGGTTGGGATTTTTCCGGAAGGAACAAGAATTAAAAGAGAAGGTTTAGGAAGATTTCACTCAGGAATGGCTTCTATAGCAATGATAGAAGGAACCGATATTTTGCCGGTTGCCGTTGTCGGTTCTTTAAATATGCCACATCCCAAACAACATCCGGCTGTTTTAATTGGCAAAATCATTCATGTAGAAAAACAAAAACCAACTAAAGAATCGATTCAAGCACTGAATGAAAAAGTTAAATCAGCAATCGAACAGTTAATGACAGATTATAATGCATGAAATAATTAGCACTACTAGTTGCAATGAATAATTAAGTGGCTGAGGTGGGGAGATGGAAATATATAAGGCAAAAGTATTAGGATTTTGTTATGGTGTAAAACGTGCCATGAAAATTGTAAATGATACCAGCCAAGAGGGACAACCGGTAGTAACATTAGGACCACTTATTCATAATCCACAAGCAGTAAAACGATTGATGAATAGAGGCGTTAGATCTGTAAATAATTTAGAAGAAGTAAAAAATAAAGAAATTGTAATTATTCGCTCGCATGGTGTAGGTCCTTCGTGTTATAATGACATCAAGTGCAAAAATCTGACACTGGTTGATGCTACATGTCCTTTTGTTAAAAGAAATCAAGATATAGCAAAAAAACTTTCACATGAGGGGCATCAGCTGATACTCATAGGCGAAAAAAACCATCCTGAATTAAAGAGTATTGCAGCATGGGTAGAAGGTAAACATCCGGTTATTATCGAAAATATGGAAGATGTACAAAGGATGCCTTCTTTTGATGAAGCACATATTGTTATTCAGACAACTTTTTCTATGGTTCTAGCAGAAGAACTTATTGCATCTATACAGAAAAAAGTAGGGACGTTAGGTGTACATAAAACTATTTGTCAAGCAACATCAGAAAGACAAAAGGCTGCTAAAGAGTTGGCAGGAAAAGTAAATGTGATGATAGTTATTGGTGGTCGCAACAGTGCAAATACTGGTCGATTGGCAGAGGTCTGTCGGGCAGCGGGTGCTAGAACACATCATATCGAAACGGCTAAAGAAATTCGCAAAGAATGGTTTCACAGCCAGTATAAGGTTGGCATCACGGCCGGTGCATCCACACCGGACTGGATCATAGAGGAGGTAGTTTGTATTATGGAAGACATGGGAAAAATGCTGGAGATGGAGGAACAGAATCTCGATTATAAGAAAGGTGATGTTATAAACGGTGAAGTTATCGAATTATTTGATAACCGTGCGTATGTATCCTTTGGTTATAAGACGGAAGCTGTTTTACCGATTCATGAATATTCTTATCCGGAACCGGAATCCCTTAAGGACGTTTTAAAAATTGGCGATCCAATTAAGGCAGTCATTGTTAATGGAGTAAGAGAAGACAATCCGATTTATATTTCTAAGATTAAATTAGATCGTTTGTCTGAATGGGATGATGTAGAAGCAGCATTCGAAAAAGGTGAACCGGTTGAATGTGAAGGTATCGAATCTATTAAGGTTGGACTTCTTATTCAAATTAATTCTCTCCGCGGTTTTATTCCGTTGTCTCAGGGGGATTTGAGATTCGTTCATTCTCTTTCTAATTTAGTAGGAAAGAAATTCATGGCTAAGATTCTTGAAGTTGACCGTGTTAAGAATCGTTTAGTTCTTTCTCGTAAGGCTGTTCTTGAAGTACAACGTGATGAAGAACTCAAGGTTATTGAAGATGCTTATGCTAACGGAGACACTCTGCAGGGAACAGTTAAGAAAATTATGCCATATGGAGCTTTCATCGGTGTTAACGGCGTAGAAGGGTTACTTCATATTTCTGATATTTCTTGGAAGAAGATTGCGAAGGTGGAAGATGTACTTCAGCCTGGAGAAGTTATTGATGTGAAGATTAAATCCTATGACGCTGAAAAGCAGAGAATTTCTTTTACACATAAAGAATGCATTCCAAATCCATGGGAAACCTCTATTCATGGACATAAAATTGACGATGTTGTAGATGCGAAGGTTGTAAAGATTTTGGATTTTGGTGCGATTGTTGAATTGGCAGATGGTTTGACCGGTTTACTTCATGTAAATGAAATGACAAATGATCATAATAAGAAACCGGGAGATGTTTGCAATGTAGGCGATGCAATTAAAGTTCGTATTATCGGTATTGATGAAGAGCGCAGAAGAATCAGCTTCTCTTTGGCAGAAGCGATTAATCAGGAAACGACAGAAGACGCTGAATAATTTTATGTATTCAATTGCATTGTCTGTCGAAATGTAATGAGTATGTTATGCGTTTCGACAGCAGGTTGATATGCTTTTCTATTAAACTAGATAGCAACTCCTGCTGGGGATATTTATAGAAAAGAAAATGCGGGAGTCATTGTGCAGTAATGGCGATGGCTGCCGCATGTCTTTTTATATTCAGAAATTTTAGATGTGATAAATGGTAATTAGGGAATAAGGGCTATTTCTACCTAAAAAGAATTTTTCTTTTTACTCTATCAACAGAAAGGAAATACAAGATATGAGCAAACCTTTTGTTGCAATAGTAGGGAGACCAAACGTTGGTAAATCAACTCTGCTTAACGGGCTTGCACAACGCCACGTATCTATCGTAGAAGATATTCCGGGCGTAACACGAGATCGAATTTATTGTAATGTACAATGGCTTGATAAAGAATTTACTATGATTGACACCGGTGGCATTGAATTTAGGAATAAAGCAGATCAACTTATTGACGGAATTCGGGAACAAGCTCAATTAGCTATGGACGAGGCAGATGTGATTCTTTTCGTCGTAGATGCACGAACGGGGATTACTAAAGATGATAATATTATTGCGGACATGCTTCGTAGAACAGGAAAACCGGTAGTATTAGCTGTTAATAAAGTGGATACGGAAACATTAGAATTATCTGTTTATGAATTTTATTCGTTAGGGTTAGGGGATCCTATTGGTGTATCTGCAGTAAATCGACTTGGATTTGGAGATTTATTAGATCAAGTTACGGCAGGCTTTCCTGATGCTACTTTAGAAGAGAATGAAGATATTATTCGTACTGCTA
It contains:
- a CDS encoding bifunctional 4-hydroxy-3-methylbut-2-enyl diphosphate reductase/30S ribosomal protein S1 is translated as MEIYKAKVLGFCYGVKRAMKIVNDTSQEGQPVVTLGPLIHNPQAVKRLMNRGVRSVNNLEEVKNKEIVIIRSHGVGPSCYNDIKCKNLTLVDATCPFVKRNQDIAKKLSHEGHQLILIGEKNHPELKSIAAWVEGKHPVIIENMEDVQRMPSFDEAHIVIQTTFSMVLAEELIASIQKKVGTLGVHKTICQATSERQKAAKELAGKVNVMIVIGGRNSANTGRLAEVCRAAGARTHHIETAKEIRKEWFHSQYKVGITAGASTPDWIIEEVVCIMEDMGKMLEMEEQNLDYKKGDVINGEVIELFDNRAYVSFGYKTEAVLPIHEYSYPEPESLKDVLKIGDPIKAVIVNGVREDNPIYISKIKLDRLSEWDDVEAAFEKGEPVECEGIESIKVGLLIQINSLRGFIPLSQGDLRFVHSLSNLVGKKFMAKILEVDRVKNRLVLSRKAVLEVQRDEELKVIEDAYANGDTLQGTVKKIMPYGAFIGVNGVEGLLHISDISWKKIAKVEDVLQPGEVIDVKIKSYDAEKQRISFTHKECIPNPWETSIHGHKIDDVVDAKVVKILDFGAIVELADGLTGLLHVNEMTNDHNKKPGDVCNVGDAIKVRIIGIDEERRRISFSLAEAINQETTEDAE
- a CDS encoding lysophospholipid acyltransferase family protein — translated: MKHFLYTITRWILNIVFFKIFHLHVEGRENIPVKGAVIVAPNHKSNWDPPLIGVAFSNRVVHYMAKEELFKNPIAAWILTMFGTFPVKRGSGDGSAVMRAVRELRKGYPVGIFPEGTRIKREGLGRFHSGMASIAMIEGTDILPVAVVGSLNMPHPKQHPAVLIGKIIHVEKQKPTKESIQALNEKVKSAIEQLMTDYNA
- a CDS encoding NAD(P)/FAD-dependent oxidoreductase, which gives rise to MSCINKHIIVIGGGVAGLFASVMAAHHGCKVTLFEKMNRVGLKMGITGKGRCNITNAKPITEFIKMTPGNGKFLFSSYSRFSNEDLLHIFHEWGLETVTERGGRVFPASESAQDVRYLFMRKLKEYKVDVHLEEPVRHLDIYDGNVKGVNTDRGNYACDAVIICTGGKSYPRTGSTGDGYLLAKEAGHTIIPIRPVLIPFITKEDWCKKLQGLSLKNIRLTVSGGSKKMATEMGEMMFTHFGITGPIVLSLSDKVSLWLSLGLSVSASLDMKPALSEKKLDKRVLRDLEKYHLKQIAGAMQDLLPHRMIDIVLDLAQIPPNYPVSELTKAQRQKLVTTLKNMPITIIGTRPIEEAIVTAGGISTKEINAKTMESKLCKNLYFAGEVIDIHAFTGGYNLQAAFSTGYSAALSILGGMDS
- a CDS encoding pseudouridine synthase, with the protein product MEFSAQGRTTILKERLQKIISHAGICSRRKAELLIQEGQVKVNGKVVRELGTEADLKRDKIEVKGELIHQEKPRYFLFNKPDCVITSVSDPAGRRTVIQYFPNVRERIFPVGRLDYHSEGLLLMTNDGNLDYLLTHPSKGVEKVYEVTVRGKFSQTLADNMSRGVKLKDGTRTAPCKVKVLSYESDRNRTHIQMTLHEGKNREIRRMMEVFHYPVFKLERVKYSFLTLKGVPRGEFRRLTSEEVKKLYELHQ
- the cmk gene encoding (d)CMP kinase; protein product: MKRWSIAIDGPAGAGKSSVAKILAGKLSYTYLDTGAMYRAVTYESIKRDITTPLEIADMAKSLSMEVTAETDGMHVLIEGTDITSHLRTPEVSAKVSEIASISTVREAMVSIQRNIADKGGIVLDGRDIGTVVLPNADFKVFLTASVHKRAERRFKEFKTIYSDITLEEVEKEIEKRDWKDSHREVSPLRPAEDAVIIDNSDLTLEETAELLLHMVKNK